From a single Fusarium fujikuroi IMI 58289 draft genome, chromosome FFUJ_chr03 genomic region:
- a CDS encoding related to hexose transporter protein: protein MGLLTPPQRTQKVIPDKPAKGHFFFAGKEFARVPWWKRSNMRILYFYIVILILTNTANGFDGSMMNGLQTLSYWQEYFNHPRGSILGLFNASMSLGSLIGLFVVPYLVDWAGRKVGVQIGCILMLLAVGLQAGAQNFGMFVTARIILGFGDCIVLGSAPLLIAEIAHPQDRAILVTLSGASYHSGAFISSWVTYGTLQIKSNWSWRLPSLLQSICSVIILIGIFWMPESPRWLLSKDKHDEALRVLTHYHAEDDPDDEFVQLEFSEIKAAIALDKEVGQTAWVDFLKTPGNRKRIGLITALGFFSQWSGNGLISYYLKGIMDAVGITKAETQLGINAGMKTQGLIINTAFAFFIDIFGRRPIYLTSTIGTCVIFTFWTIVSARYDIDPNKALGYAFVALTFIYGLFYDIKSGLMANYTTEILPYGLRAKGFTWLNFCVTAALFFNQYINGIALEAMGWKYYTIYCVFLGFEVYVIYFFLIETRYTPMEEIAKYFDGDAVDVGEVARADMKERGVMMTEVDSKGARATEIETR, encoded by the exons ATGGGTCTTCTCACTCCTCCTCAGCGGACCCAAAAGGTCATTCCTGATAAGCCAGCCAAAGGGcatttcttctttgctggcAAGGAATTTGCTCGTGTGCCTTGGTGGAAGAGGTCCAACATGCGAATTTTGTACTTTTACATCGTTATTCTCATTCTGACTAACACTGCCAATGGTTTCGATG GTTCCATGATGAACGGTCTTCAAACCCTCTCCTACTGGCAAGAATATTTCAACCACCCACGAGGTTCCATCCTCGGTCTGTTCAATGCCTCTATGAGTCTTGGTTCTCTCATTGGACTCTTTGTTGTGCCTTATCTGGTTGATTGGGCTGGCCGTAAGGTCGGTGTGCAGATCGGTTGCATCCTCATGCTGCTGGCTGTTGGACTTCAGGCTGGAGCTCAAAACTTTGGCATGTTTGTTACCGCGCGTATCATCCTGGGTTTCGGTGATTGTATCGTTCTTGGATCGGCGCCTCTTCTCATCGCTGAGATTGCCCACCCTCAAGATCGTGCTATTCTCGTGACGTTGAGTGGTGCTTCTTATCACTCTGGTGCTTTCATTTCTAGTTGGGTCACCTACGGTACCCTGCAGATCAAG AGCAACTGGTCCTGGAGACTTCCCAGCCTTCTCCAGTCCATCTGCAGTGTCATAATTCTCATCGGAATCTTCTGGATGCCTGAGAGTCCCCGTTGGCTCCTCAGCAAGGATAAGCACGACGAAGCGCTTAGGGTCCTCACCCACTACCATGCAGAGGATGATCCCGATGATGAATTCGTCCAGCTCGAGTTTAGCGAAATCAAAGCCGCCATCGCCCTCGACAAAGAGGTTGGACAGACAGCCTGGGtcgacttcctcaagactcCCGGTAATCGTAAGAGAATCGGCCTCATCACTGCCCTTGGTTTCTTCAGTCAGTGGAGTGGCAACGGTCTGATCTCTTACTACCTCAAGGGTATTATGGATGCTGTCGGTATTACCAAAGCTGAGACTCAGCTTGGTATCAATGCGGGTATGAAGACACAGGGTTTGATCATCAACACAGCCTTTGCGTTCTTCATTGATATTTTCGGTCGTCGTCCTATCTATCTCACCTCGACTATCGGAACCTGTGTCATCTTCACTTTCTGGACAATTGTCTCAGCTCGATATGACATCGACCCCAACAAGGCTCTTGGATACGCCTTTGTGGCTCTGACCTTTATCTATGGTCTCTTCTACGACATCAA GTCTGGTCTCATGGCCAACTACACCACTGAGATTCTGCCCTATGGTCTTCGTGCCAAGGGTTTCACATGGCTCAACTTCTGTGTTACCGCcgcgctcttcttcaaccagTACATCAACGGTATTGCTCTTGAGGCTATGGGCTGGAAGTACTATACCATCTACTGTGTGTTCCTCGGTTTCGAAGTGTATGTCATTTACTTCTTCCTTATCGAGACCCGCTACACGCCCATGGAAGAAATCGCAAAATATTTCGATGGTGATGcggttgatgttggtgaggtCGCTAGGGCCGATATGAAGGAGAGGGGTGTTATGATGACTGAGGTGGACTCTAAGGGAGCTCGTGCTACGGAGATTGAGACTCGTTAG
- a CDS encoding related to C6 finger domain protein, with protein sequence MCSGTIPVTKTPGIQRRRKSRFGCRNCKLRKVKCDESRPCCVNCQIYGVVCNFGFNVPDFQSLPEERTKKNVLKQFAIPSPQSSMDNCIWVADGATFYMLNAHDQDLFNRFQCRTLHSLGGPEIVEIHNRHMLALSFKRPFLWHGMLAVTAVHDRYLGVTPTHRRSFCETYHWSQCTSLFKKSLGQPIEEEHKDPIWAAASTLGILAFSSINACPLEEAWPLGPPDSSDLEWLRLAAGKMRLWQLVNPLRETSIFAPMADTFNTMHQSLPIEGINGVLAELKQLCMLDETSTAYNNPYFRVAHGLSELLATPVGQATIGKAMKFSTKILGEFKTLIERKDPIALTLLYLWYTRARECRWWIDIRATYEIPAIRTYLQRYYQDWGHVQKLLSRVDIGCL encoded by the exons ATGTGCTCAGGGACGATTCCAGTCACCAAGACGCCGGGAATACAACGTCGTCGAAAGTCGCGATTCGGTTGCCGGAACTGCAAGCTGAGAAAAGTGAAG TGTGATGAATCGAGGCCATGTTGCGTCAACTGCCAAATTTACGGCGTCGTATGCAACTTCGGGTTCAACGTACCAGATTTCCAGTCACTTCCCGAGGAACGAACCAAGAAAAACGTGCTAAAGCAATTTGCTATTCCGTCACCACAGTCGTCTATGGATAACTGCATATGGGTAGCAGATGGGGCAACTTTCTACATGCTCAATGCACATGACCAAGACCTTTTCAATCGTTTCCAGTGCAGAACCTTACACTCCCTGGGCGGGCCAGAGATAGTAGAGATACACAACAGGCACATGTTGGCATTATCCTTCAAA CGTCCATTTTTATGGCATGGCATGTTGGCCGTGACGGCTGTCCATGATCGCTACCTTGGAGTAACGCCAACTCATCGTCGATCATTTTGTGAAACGTACCACTGGTCTCAATGCACTTCATTGTTCAAAAAGTCGCTAGGCCAGCCTATCGAAGAAGAGCACAAGGATCCTATCTGGGCCGCAGCAAGCACGCTTGGCATCCTAGCCTTCTCGTCTATTAATGCGTGTCCCTTGGAGGAAGCTTGGCCTCTTGGACCACCAGACTCTTCTGACCTTGAGTGGCTACGACTTGCAGCTGGCAAGATGAGGCTATGGCAATTAGTGAACCCTCTACGAGAAACAAGTATCTTTGCGCCAATGGCTGACACATTTAATACGATGCATCAATCCTTGCCCATTGAAGGCATCAATGGTGTACTAGCGGAGCTAAAGCAGCTTTGTATGCTTGATGAAACTTCTACGGCATATAACAATCCTTATTTCAGGGTTGCACATGGCTTGTCTGAACTACTAGCAACACCTGTTGGTCAGGCTACAATTGGTAAGGCTATGAAGTTCTCAACCAAGATACTAGGCGaatttaaaactttaattgAGCGGAAAGATCCGATAGCCCTAACGCTGCTATACCTGTGGTATACTAGGGCACGTGAATGTAGGTGGTGGATAGACATTCGCGCCACGTATGAGATACCTGCTATTCGCACCTACTTACAGCGGTATTATCAAGATTGGGGACATGTCCAAAAGCTTTTATCTAGGGTAGATATAGGATGTCTATAA
- a CDS encoding related to xylosidase/arabinosidase, producing the protein MSPSNPIIPGFSPDPSIVKVGEWYFLVNSTFHMFPGIPVYASKNLVSWKQIGNVISRPGQVVLKRSDTEVNRMPDVGEVMLATGGLFAPTIRYNNGTFYVVCTNVVRATEDTRYALQNFIATTKDIWSGQWNDLIWYDFDGIDPSILFDDDGKTYIQGSKSPGPYTRIAQFEIDIATGKKLSEEKILWEGTGGVYPEGPHIYKRNGWYCLMISEGGTHEDHMITMARSRDVWGPYEPCPENPILVPASKDMYIRHTGHCDAFEDENGQWWGVLLGVRRDKDGRYNMGRESHLTPAKWTDDWLRLESVEAEINTSRLASASAEQGLTAVEGVDLLYIRDPVLENYKIDSGSKTISVTSSPVDLSHPQESPSFVGKRQRLHAGQSSATFKINASSKVKTGLAVYKDEHRYLRVFYDTAERAVVYEFVNNAKDLKKTELRALDRDVDTIQFRFEYTEQEYRVFYTAGTDWEHVATLDTLDMTGPDFVGPVIGVFTLAQESVTVEVVDLQVE; encoded by the exons ATGTCCCCCTCCAACCCCATCATCCCTGGCTTCTCGCCCGATCCGTCCATCGTCAAGGTTGGCGAGTGGTACTTTCTCGTCAACTCCACTTTTCACATGTTCCCTGGTATTCCCGTTTACGCATCCAAGAATCTTGTGTCGTGGAAGCAAATCG GAAATGTTATCAGCAGACCGGGACAGGTTGTTCTGAAACGGTCAGACACCGAAGTCAACCGTATGCCAGATGTTGGAGAAGTAATGCTCGCGACTGGTGGCCTTTTTGCACCAACAATTCGGTACAACAATGGGACTTTCTACGTCGTTTGCACGAACGTCGTGAGAGCGACGGAGGATACTCGTTATGCTCTGCAGAACTTTATTGCTACGACGAAGGATATCTGGTCAGGCCAGTGGAACGACTTGATCTGGTATGACTTTGACGGCATTGATCCCAGCATCTtatttgacgatgatggaaagaCGTATATCCAGGGCTCCAAGTCGCCTGGCCCGTACACCAGAATCGCCCAGTTTGAGATTGATATCGCGACGGGCAAGAAGTTGTCTGAAGAGAAGATCCTCTGGGAGGGTACAGGCGGCGTTTATCCAGAGGGACCGCATATATACAAGCGAAACGGCTGGTACTGCCTTATGATTTCGGAGGGAGGAACCCACGAGGATCATATGATCACCATGGCCAGATCCCGCGATGTCTGGGGTCCTTACGAGCCATGCCCCGAGAATCCAATCTTAGTCCCGGCAAGCAAGGACATGTACATTCGACACACAGGCCACTGCGATGCCTTTGAAGACGAGAACGGTCAATGGTGGGGCGTCCTTCTCGGAGTCCGCAGAGATAAAGACGGAAGATACAACATGGGACGAGAGTCACATCTCACACCCGCAAAGTGGACCGACGATTGGCTCCGTCTTGAATCCGTCGAGGCTGAAATCAACACATCCCGGCTCGCCAGTGCAAGCGCAGAGCAGGGATTGACGGCTGTGGAGGGCGTGGATTTGCTGTACATCCGAGACCCAGTTTTGGAGAACTACAAGATTGACAGCGGAAGCAAGACGATCAGTGTAACATCATCGCCCGTCGATCTGTCGCATCCACAGGAATCACCCAGTTTTGTGGGTAAGCGACAGCGTCTGCACGCAGGCCAAAGCAGCGCTACATTCAAGATCAACGCATCGTCAAAGGTCAAGACTGGGCTCGCAGTTTACAAAGATGAACACCGTTACTTGCGGGTCTTTTACGACACCGCTGAAAGAGCGGTAGTTTACGAATTCGTCAACAACGCCAAGGATCTCAAAAAGACGGAACTGCGCGCGCTGGACAGGGATGTTGACACCATCCAATTCCGCTTTGAGTACACTGAGCAGGAATATCGGGTATTCTACACAGCCGGTACAGACTGGGAGCATGTTGCGACGCTTGATACGCTCGATATGACCGGCCCAGACTTTGTAGGTCCCGTTATCGGCGTGTTTACCTTGGCGCAGGAGAGCGTCACGGTTGAAGTCGTGGATCTGCAGGTAGAGTGA
- a CDS encoding Weak similarity to Y.pseudotuberculosis CDP-3,6-dideoxy-D-glycero-L-glycero-4-hexulose-5-epimerase — protein MHVFVTGSTGFVGSAVVKELLAAGHSVLGLARSDKGVEQLKSQGAEALFGTIEDLEVLKKGASVSDAVIHLAFVHNFADFIGCCAIDRAAITAIGSALVAAGGNRAMVITSGTMMLTQGKLGYEDDEPDMSHPMAAARGASEKVCLDFAKQGVRASVIRLPPTTHGAGGVSGFMGPFVKVALEKGVSAYVGDGQNHWCAGHRDDAARLYRLAIEKAEPGSVFHAVAEESVTVKDIAAEVGKQLDIPVVSIPPEKVPEHFGWFQFGAMADNTASSAKAMEVLGWSPAGPTALEDVKAVVDFTKSHSG, from the coding sequence ATGCATGTTTTTGTTACAGGCTCAACAGGCTTTGTCGGCTCAGCTGTCGTCAAAGAACTATTAGCTGCCGGTCACTCTGTCCTCGGCCTAGCCCGCAGCGACAAAGGCGTCGAGCAGCTCAAGAGCCAAGGCGCTGAAGCCCTTTTCGGTACAATTGAGGACTTGGAAGTTCTCAAGAAGGGTGCTTCTGTGTCTGATGCCGTCATCCATCTGGCCTTTGTGCATAACTTTGCCGATTTCATCGGCTGTTGCGCTATCGACCGTGCCGCCATTACTGCTATAGGTTCTGCTTTGGTTGCGGCCGGAGGCAATCGCGCCATGGTCATTACTTCAGGCACTATGATGCTGACTCAGGGAAAACTGGGctatgaggatgacgagccTGACATGAGCCATCCTATGGCGGCAGCTCGCGGAGCTTCTGAGAAAGTGTGTCTCGATTTTGCCAAGCAAGGTGTTCGGGCTAGTGTTATTCGACTTCCTCCTACGACGcatggagctggaggggTTTCTGGGTTCATGGGCCCATTTGTGAAAGTTGCACTTGAAAAGGGCGTCTCTGCATATGTTGGCGATGGCCAGAATCATTGGTGCGCCGGTCATCGTGACGATGCGGCTAGACTGTACCGTCTGGCTATCGAAAAAGCAGAGCCTGGATCCGTTTTccatgctgttgctgaggagagCGTGACAGTTAAGGATATTGCTGCTGAAGTTGGCAAACAGTTGGATATTCCTGTTGTCAGCATTCCTCCAGAGAAGGTGCCGGAGCATTTTGGCTGGTTTCAATTTGGAGCTATGGCAGACAATACTGCCTCGAGTGCCAAGGCCATGGAGGTGCTGGGCTGGAGCCCTGCAGGACCCACGGCTCTGGAGGACGTCAAAGCTGTAGTTGACTTTACAAAGTCTCATTCAGGATAG